The following coding sequences lie in one Sorghum bicolor cultivar BTx623 chromosome 6, Sorghum_bicolor_NCBIv3, whole genome shotgun sequence genomic window:
- the LOC8072071 gene encoding uncharacterized protein LOC8072071, whose product MERADQKRRPLTVMASSSSQVAAARGMGMGMANPLAEWTGRVRSLEAGVRAWLAKQPTHVEAAVVTVAGAVQGAALGGLMGTLAPDGGAALPVPPPPPGADPKVLASFKQAQALAGGPLVQARNFAVMTGANAGISCVMRRIRGVEDVQGSMAAAFGSGALFSIVSGMGTPNPVANAITTGVAFAVFQGGFFMIGQKFSQPKSEDTYYSRGRSMLQKLGLQNYEKNFKKGLLTDQTLGLLTDSALRDVKIPPGPRLLILDHIKRDPELTRAN is encoded by the exons ATGGAGAGGGCGGACCAGAAGCGACGGCCGCTGACGGTGATGGCATCCTCATCGTCGCAGGTAGCAGCGGCGCGGGGCATGGGCATGGGCATGGCCAACCCACTGGCGGAGTGGACCGGCCGCGTCAGGTCGCTGGAGGCCGGCGTGCGGGCGTGGCTAGCGAAGCAGCCCACCCACGTGGAGGCCGCGGTGGTCACGGTGGCCGGGGCCGTGCAGGGCGCCGCGCTCGGCGGGCTCATGGGCACGctcgcgcccgacggcgggGCCGCGCTCcccgtgccgccgccgccgcctggggCCGACCCTAAGGTCTTGGCCTCCTTCAAGCAAGCGCAG GCTTTAGCCGGTGGACCCCTGGTGCAAGCACGAAACTTTGCGGTCATGACTGGTGCGAATGCAGGCATATCTTGTGTTATGAGAAGAATAAGAGGAGTGGAGGATGTCCAGGGCAG CATGGCAGCAGCTTTTGGTTCCGGGGCTCTATTCTCCATCGTGAGTGGAATGGGGACACCAAATCCGGTAGCTAATGCAATTACAACTGGTGTTGCTTTTGCTGTATTTCAAGGTGGTTTTTTTATG ATCGGTCAAAAGTTTTCACAGCCAAAGAGTGAAGATACATACTATTCTCGTGGAAGAAGCATGCTGCAAAAGTTAGGCCTTCAGAACTATGAGAAAAACTTCAAGAAGGGTCTCCTGACTGATCAAACCTTGGGCCTCCTTACGGACAG TGCACTCAGAGATGTGAAGATCCCTCCTGGTCCCAGACTCCTCATTCTTGATCACATTAAAAG AGATCCAGAGCTGACAAGAGCAAATTAA